In a single window of the Dictyostelium discoideum mitochondrion, complete genome genome:
- the rpl5 gene encoding ribosomal protein L5, translating into MDNLQTYKLRLLDKYVLNKCMSLNRSNTSTIALDHVNIKMNYRKKKKEVYQMIELITLFEQITGEKPLIKLNESTEKNNVVKLEDFKLAVRLHKQKAKYFLNALCYVGLGERKYLTLKEENNIDLAQLKLSYRYKNLKIFRPILIRKDMNLEARLAIDIQYKTIGINNGQLTKYKFYLWKKNEFRITE; encoded by the coding sequence ATGGATAATTTACAAACCTATAAATTAAGATTATTAGATAAATATGTATTAAATAAATGTATGAGTTTAAATAGAAGCAATACAAGTACAATAGCATTAGATCATGTAAATATAAAAATGAATTATAGAAAGAAAAAAAAAGAAGTGTATCAAATGATAGAATTAATAACATTATTTGAACAAATAACAGGAGAAAAACCATTGATAAAATTAAATGAAAGTACTGAAAAAAATAATGTAGTAAAATTAGAAGATTTTAAATTAGCAGTAAGATTGCATAAGCAGAAAGCAAAGTATTTTTTAAATGCATTGTGTTATGTAGGATTAGGAGAAAGAAAATATTTAACATTAAAAGAAGAAAATAATATCGATTTAGCGCAATTAAAATTATCTTATAGATATAAAAATTTAAAAATATTTAGACCAATACTAATAAGAAAAGATATGAATTTAGAAGCAAGATTAGCAATAGATATCCAATATAAAACAATAGGAATAAATAATGGACAATTAACAAAATATAAATTTTAT
- the rpl16 gene encoding ribosomal protein L16, producing the protein MKIPNRQKFTKNHKRNLITKETRKTGLVLGNYGIKATETGYLKMKQMERIKGDLVKKLKDNMDIYFNFYPLFGLTNKGTARMGAGKGEVSEWYVLVKKGSIVVEFIKSRMTAGAMQKVIRYSANKWPIKVRMTQIKQGLYEKKI; encoded by the coding sequence ATGAAAATACCAAATAGACAAAAATTTACAAAAAATCATAAAAGAAATTTAATAACAAAAGAAACAAGAAAAACAGGATTAGTATTAGGAAACTATGGAATAAAAGCCACAGAAACAGGATATTTAAAAATGAAACAAATGGAACGAATAAAAGGAGATTTAGTAAAAAAATTAAAAGATAATATGGATATTTATTTTAATTTTTATCCTTTATTTGGTTTAACAAATAAAGGAACAGCACGTATGGGAGCAGGAAAAGGAGAAGTATCGGAATGGTATGTTTTAGTAAAAAAAGGAAGCATAGTAGTCGAATTTATAAAGTCACGAATGACTGCAGGAGCAATGCAGAAAGTAATTCGTTATAGTGCAAATAAATGGCCAATCAAAGTAAGAATGACACAAATAAAACAGGGATTATATGAAAAAAAAATATGA
- the rpl14 gene encoding ribosomal protein L14, with product MIIKGSNFSVMDNSGARKVQCIQTLEGKKPTSLLRVGDKIVVVIKKMEKRKGGKYKLKVKKSDVCYAVIVKSKQPVRRKSGIIVNAGENGVILLTKTKEPIGTRLTGVVFKEVQRTGLLKNVSISKYII from the coding sequence ATGATAATTAAAGGAAGTAATTTTAGTGTAATGGATAATTCAGGAGCAAGAAAAGTACAATGTATTCAAACATTAGAAGGAAAAAAACCAACAAGCTTATTAAGAGTTGGTGATAAAATTGTAGTTGTAATAAAAAAAATGGAAAAAAGAAAAGGAGGAAAATACAAATTAAAAGTAAAAAAAAGTGATGTATGTTATGCAGTAATAGTAAAAAGTAAACAACCAGTAAGACGAAAATCAGGGATTATAGTTAATGCAGGGGAAAATGGAGTAATCTTATTAACAAAAACAAAAGAACCAATAGGAACACGATTAACAGGAGTAGTATTTAAAGAAGTACAACGAACGGGATTATTAAAAAATGTATCAATATCAAAATATATAATATAA